The Apium graveolens cultivar Ventura unplaced genomic scaffold, ASM990537v1 ctg628, whole genome shotgun sequence genome has a window encoding:
- the LOC141703160 gene encoding B3 domain-containing protein Os06g0194400-like yields MVMSMAKNASASASASAYEELRRKRMEENRKRMEELQLPRLSLSLKPSPKPLKPSPMKRIKRTEIVEVRRSGRVAKLPAPVYREIVTYERPDLPRRAYSYKRKDLANRVYASDEARAAATYKAEELEISLGANYPSFVKPMLQSHVTGGFWLGLPNHWCRKNLPRSDATVTLIDEEGQEYPTVYLSNKNGLSGGWRGFSIAHELVDGDALVFQLIRSTTFKVYIIRANGYEKGDTVEALDAE; encoded by the exons ATGGTGATGAGTATGGCGAAAAATGCATCCGCATCAGCATCAGCATCAGCTTACGAAGAGTTACGTCGAAAGCGAATGGAAGAGAATCGAAAGAGAATGGAAGAGCTTCAGCTCCCTCGTCTCTCCTTGTCTCTTAAACCCTCTCCCAAACCCCTTAAACCCTCTCCG ATGAAGCGGATTAAGAGAACGGAGATCGTGGAGGTGAGAAGGTCAGGCCGTGTTGCTAAGTTGCCTGCTCCTGTTTATCGAGAAATT GTTACTTATGAGCGCCCGGATTTACCAAGAAG GGCTTATAGTTATAAACGTAAGGATTTGGCGAATCGGGTTTATGCATCGGATGAAGCTAGAGCAGCTGCAACTTACAAGGCAGAGGAATTGGAGATTAGTCTTGGGGCTAATTATCCTAGTTTTGTTAAGCCTATGCTCCAGTCTCATGTTACTGGTGGATTTTGGCTG GGTCTTCCGAATCACTGGTGTCGGAAGAACCTTCCCAGGAGCGATGCTACTGTAACATTGATAGACGAGGAGGGGCAAGAGTATCCAACTGTTTACTTGTCAAATAAAAATGGACTCAGTGGTGGATGGAGAGGATTTTCCATTGCTCATGAGTTAGTAGATGGTGATGCTCTTGTGTTCCAGTTGATCCGTTCTACTACATTTAAG GTGTACATTATAAGGGCGAATGGTTACGAAAAGGGTGACACTGTGGAGGCCTTGGATGCTGAGTAA